The proteins below are encoded in one region of Fimbriimonadaceae bacterium:
- a CDS encoding protein kinase: MSQSPPTTLGKYQIIREIARSNDIVYEAYDPLMNRRVAVKELAMPVGASQQQRDDRISRFMREARAAGSLVHPNIVTVYEVGEQEGRRFIAMEYLDGQNLRNLLDTKGFVPAERAIEIAQKILSGLEFAHSRGVIHRDVKPDNVQLLESGEVKLTDFGIARLTFEPNLTMDGQVFGTPSYMSPEQINGREIDARSDLFSVGVILYEMLSGQKPFPGDGVVAITYAIMNKEPQQPTNCNHALWQVILQALDKSPQLRFSSAKEMAAALQSAAATLYQTVIDPPAPTLQAVVPPPVVVPQQPHPAYTHPYGTVQPPQSTAYGNPYGAPYGAPYGGQQPMATPYGPGGPPAQYGSPYGQIPVYYPPPPRPPMFSAATKQTFGKIFVAVLLVGALFVLVFQGINALTEAFRPAGSRAARSVSPGGWPNLGSPTPSAEDERWSNEEMAIAAIEEAKIEFDPVKRRGLWSRSSRRWIEAIDADPDPREASRRAVVAFVTAASDLANAGDPMRAREALYEAQGFAQGQPDLEQVVDSWETRLGG, from the coding sequence ATGAGCCAAAGCCCGCCCACCACCCTCGGCAAGTACCAGATCATCCGAGAGATCGCGCGCTCGAACGACATCGTTTACGAGGCGTACGACCCCTTGATGAACCGCCGGGTCGCGGTGAAGGAACTCGCCATGCCGGTCGGGGCGAGCCAACAGCAGAGGGACGACCGCATCAGCCGATTTATGCGGGAGGCCCGCGCCGCCGGCTCGCTGGTCCACCCCAATATCGTCACGGTCTATGAGGTCGGGGAGCAGGAGGGCCGTCGCTTCATCGCGATGGAGTACCTCGACGGACAGAACCTGCGGAACCTACTCGACACCAAAGGCTTCGTTCCCGCCGAACGGGCGATCGAGATCGCCCAAAAGATCCTCTCCGGCCTGGAGTTCGCCCACTCTCGCGGGGTCATCCACCGGGATGTCAAGCCGGACAACGTCCAGCTCTTGGAAAGCGGCGAGGTGAAGTTGACCGACTTCGGCATCGCCCGCCTCACGTTCGAACCGAACCTCACGATGGACGGCCAGGTCTTCGGCACTCCGAGCTACATGTCGCCGGAGCAGATCAACGGCCGCGAGATCGACGCCCGCAGCGACCTCTTCAGCGTCGGCGTGATCCTTTACGAGATGCTTAGCGGCCAGAAACCGTTCCCGGGCGACGGCGTGGTGGCGATCACCTACGCGATCATGAACAAGGAGCCGCAGCAGCCCACCAACTGCAACCATGCCCTCTGGCAAGTAATCCTGCAGGCGCTCGACAAGAGCCCGCAGCTCCGGTTCTCCAGCGCCAAAGAGATGGCTGCCGCCCTCCAATCGGCGGCGGCGACCCTCTACCAAACCGTCATCGACCCGCCCGCTCCCACTCTCCAGGCCGTAGTTCCGCCCCCGGTGGTCGTGCCGCAACAGCCGCACCCGGCCTACACCCACCCCTACGGCACCGTCCAGCCCCCACAAAGCACCGCCTACGGCAACCCCTATGGCGCACCCTACGGCGCACCCTATGGCGGCCAGCAACCGATGGCCACTCCCTATGGGCCCGGCGGGCCGCCTGCGCAATACGGCTCGCCCTATGGCCAAATCCCGGTCTACTATCCGCCCCCTCCCCGGCCACCCATGTTCTCGGCCGCGACAAAGCAGACCTTCGGGAAGATCTTTGTCGCCGTGCTCCTGGTCGGCGCCCTGTTCGTGCTGGTCTTCCAAGGCATCAACGCCTTGACCGAGGCGTTCCGACCTGCCGGGAGTCGTGCGGCACGGTCTGTCAGTCCTGGCGGATGGCCGAACCTCGGAAGCCCGACGCCGTCCGCCGAAGACGAGCGATGGAGCAACGAAGAGATGGCGATCGCCGCCATCGAAGAGGCCAAGATCGAGTTCGATCCAGTCAAGCGTCGGGGACTTTGGAGCAGGTCTTCCCGCCGCTGGATCGAGGCTATCGACGCCGACCCCGACCCGAGGGAAGCGTCCAGGCGTGCCGTCGTCGCCTTCGTCACTGCCGCCAGCGACCTTGCGAACGCAGGCGACCCCATGAGAGCGCGTGAGGCTCTCTACGAAGCGCAAGGCTTTGCCCAGGGCCAGCCGGATCTTGAGCAGGTCGTGGATTCTTGGGAGACGAGACTCGGCGGATAG
- a CDS encoding redoxin domain-containing protein: MTSINILICLLAQDAPVEIPRTDLPTEAYCVICESNGTGHGLEKPVAGVKYKDKAYYFCNSSEVKKFREDPEAYLPPVLPRPMPTFALEAIGGEQLSVDKGVLLFDFWASWCKPCHEIKPRIDMVRKLYHDKGFEVLSVSVDEKREDLDKYLKRNPFKNPVFWDNGETWAAWKVRAIPALFLVKDGQIIAQWTGKPKKGELETAVKDAVGDRLVTR; this comes from the coding sequence ATGACTTCAATCAACATCCTCATCTGCCTTCTCGCGCAGGATGCGCCGGTGGAAATCCCGAGGACGGATCTCCCCACCGAAGCCTACTGCGTGATTTGTGAATCGAACGGAACCGGCCACGGGCTCGAAAAGCCGGTAGCCGGGGTTAAGTATAAGGACAAGGCTTACTACTTCTGCAACAGTAGCGAAGTCAAGAAGTTCAGGGAGGATCCAGAGGCGTACTTGCCGCCCGTGCTTCCCCGACCGATGCCGACATTCGCCCTTGAAGCCATTGGAGGAGAGCAACTTAGCGTCGATAAAGGTGTGCTTCTTTTCGACTTCTGGGCAAGCTGGTGCAAACCGTGCCACGAGATCAAGCCGCGCATCGACATGGTTCGGAAACTCTATCATGATAAGGGGTTTGAGGTTCTAAGCGTCAGCGTAGACGAGAAGCGCGAAGATCTTGACAAATACCTCAAGCGTAACCCGTTCAAGAACCCGGTGTTCTGGGATAACGGAGAGACCTGGGCGGCGTGGAAAGTCCGCGCTATTCCGGCCCTCTTCCTCGTGAAGGACGGCCAGATTATCGCGCAATGGACGGGCAAGCCGAAGAAGGGCGAGCTCGAGACCGCGGTCAAGGACGCCGTCGGGGACCGACTCGTCACCCGGTGA
- the lnt gene encoding apolipoprotein N-acyltransferase, protein MKIPLWLSRVWPVVASVALFNLAYPPFNLFLLVFVALAPWFASLREASGKQAVRSGMLFGGLHFACQMAWLLPFVTRWTGNVFLAMVPWVLASLAASVVYVPLGWLVSVCWKLRRPWAIPLVWAAHEGLRAFLPGLAFPWGFLATPLGLYPQFVQHAAYGTVILVSAWVAIPNVVLAMFVWPETGPEGEKLPPGQTTFRMGLVFLGLMLVSMARFGQRQPTTTKVVTIGQTGVDMAFSDRETRPQRIAEAGRLIASRAIAQAPDLLIYPEGFADAGPTMPPLNPLGRRPPVPVLFAGIRPRGGKFYSTAFGYDGEWRAMDKTRLVVFGEYVPGRGIFPFLDAFNLAPVDLSPGSTIAPFEVNGIKLGPLICFEGVFTEVVEAHSRNGAQLLAQMSIDDWYEETPAWNQLWLSTVWRSIESGLPVVRCGSRGRSLVTDQRGVVRDVVPTGQMAAHRVEVGLPPASDAFPYRTGFIWFSMLVAAGFAVEFAVRGRKGQL, encoded by the coding sequence TTGAAGATCCCGCTTTGGCTTAGCCGGGTTTGGCCGGTCGTCGCCAGCGTCGCGCTTTTCAACCTCGCCTATCCGCCGTTCAACCTCTTCCTGCTCGTTTTCGTCGCCTTGGCCCCGTGGTTCGCGTCGCTTCGCGAGGCGTCCGGGAAACAGGCGGTCCGCTCAGGGATGCTTTTCGGCGGGCTGCACTTCGCGTGCCAGATGGCATGGCTGCTGCCCTTCGTGACGCGGTGGACGGGCAATGTCTTCCTGGCGATGGTGCCCTGGGTGCTGGCCTCGCTGGCGGCTTCCGTGGTCTATGTGCCGCTCGGCTGGCTCGTCTCGGTGTGCTGGAAGCTGCGGCGTCCTTGGGCGATCCCATTGGTCTGGGCCGCGCACGAAGGCTTGAGGGCGTTTTTGCCCGGTCTGGCCTTTCCATGGGGGTTCTTGGCGACTCCGCTCGGCCTCTATCCTCAGTTCGTCCAGCACGCCGCGTATGGCACGGTGATCCTCGTTTCGGCTTGGGTCGCGATCCCGAACGTCGTGCTCGCGATGTTCGTTTGGCCGGAGACGGGGCCGGAGGGCGAGAAGCTCCCGCCCGGGCAGACCACGTTCCGGATGGGGCTCGTGTTCTTGGGCTTGATGCTCGTCTCGATGGCCCGGTTTGGCCAGCGGCAGCCGACGACGACCAAGGTCGTCACGATCGGGCAGACCGGGGTGGACATGGCGTTTTCGGACCGGGAGACCCGGCCGCAGCGCATCGCCGAAGCGGGGCGGCTGATCGCCTCTCGCGCGATCGCCCAGGCCCCGGACCTCTTGATCTATCCGGAAGGGTTCGCGGACGCCGGGCCAACGATGCCACCGCTCAACCCCCTCGGGCGGCGGCCCCCCGTCCCTGTGCTCTTCGCGGGCATCCGCCCTCGGGGGGGCAAGTTCTATTCGACCGCCTTCGGCTACGACGGGGAGTGGCGCGCCATGGACAAGACCCGGTTGGTCGTGTTCGGCGAGTACGTGCCGGGGCGGGGGATCTTCCCGTTTCTGGACGCGTTCAACCTCGCCCCCGTCGACTTGTCGCCGGGCTCCACGATCGCGCCCTTTGAAGTGAACGGCATCAAGCTCGGCCCACTGATTTGCTTTGAGGGCGTCTTCACGGAAGTCGTCGAGGCGCACTCTCGCAACGGGGCGCAGCTCCTCGCGCAGATGTCGATCGACGATTGGTACGAGGAGACGCCGGCTTGGAACCAGCTTTGGCTCTCGACGGTCTGGCGCAGCATCGAGTCAGGCCTGCCCGTCGTCCGGTGTGGCAGTCGCGGGCGGAGCCTGGTGACCGACCAGCGGGGCGTGGTGCGGGACGTCGTCCCGACCGGCCAGATGGCGGCGCATCGGGTGGAGGTCGGCCTTCCTCCCGCCTCGGACGCGTTCCCTTATCGCACCGGTTTCATCTGGTTCTCGATGCTCGTCGCGGCGGGTTTCGCCGTTGAGTTCGCCGTGCGGGGTCGGAAGGGTCAGTTGTGA
- a CDS encoding histidine phosphatase family protein, which translates to MRVVLVRHGQTDWNKEGRAQGHADIELNAEGHLQARALARHLHGQSFSRVLSSDLTRCRQTLTPWLELSGAQVEFREDLRERTFGELEGADYVTVRKWLQEEAKRLGCADYEVTPPGGESMHTVWRRLSNVAELLSQEPGDTLVVSHGGSIAQLLSRLVRGTPETARSFRFSNTGVTTLWRRADGYFALEGYDETGHLEAYLEDPALA; encoded by the coding sequence GTGCGCGTCGTCCTCGTCCGTCACGGCCAGACAGATTGGAACAAGGAAGGCCGGGCGCAAGGCCACGCCGACATCGAACTGAACGCGGAAGGGCACCTTCAGGCCCGAGCTTTGGCCCGCCACCTGCACGGCCAGTCCTTCTCGCGGGTTCTCTCGAGCGATCTCACCCGGTGCCGCCAAACCTTGACGCCCTGGCTCGAACTCTCGGGGGCGCAAGTCGAGTTCCGCGAAGATTTGCGCGAGCGGACCTTTGGGGAGTTGGAAGGCGCGGACTATGTAACGGTGCGCAAGTGGCTCCAGGAGGAGGCGAAGCGCCTGGGCTGCGCGGACTACGAAGTGACCCCGCCGGGGGGCGAATCGATGCACACGGTCTGGCGCCGGCTTTCCAACGTCGCGGAGTTGCTCTCCCAAGAGCCTGGCGACACCCTGGTCGTCTCCCATGGAGGATCCATCGCCCAGCTTCTCTCGAGGCTGGTGAGGGGGACTCCGGAGACGGCGCGCAGCTTCCGCTTTTCGAACACGGGAGTTACGACGCTTTGGCGGCGGGCGGACGGCTACTTCGCCTTGGAAGGTTATGACGAGACGGGCCACCTGGAGGCTTACCTTGAAGATCCCGCTTTGGCTTAG
- a CDS encoding HD domain-containing protein, with the protein MAALRASGVYLGLGFAALVGQALVHHWGVDVHPLAYTLEGAGIVALSAALIYYSTRRLVADIDRTHEESLEAKLDLVNRLALAAEYRDEERRGHNFRIGRTSELLAQAVGLDPETATLIGQAAVLHDIGKIGVPDSILSKPGALTPDERVVVQQHVHYGARLLEGSSLPLLQMAERIALTHHERWDGTGYPYGLSGAQTPIAGRIVAVTDVFDALVSERPYKRAWSLAEARDYILKESGRLFDPEIVVAFGQRFEEIQALYRASEESAEAAKSSLELFLGPTFTPKEELEGARAG; encoded by the coding sequence TTGGCGGCGCTTAGGGCCAGCGGTGTCTATTTGGGACTGGGCTTTGCGGCGCTGGTCGGGCAGGCACTCGTCCACCATTGGGGAGTGGACGTCCACCCGCTCGCCTACACTTTAGAGGGTGCGGGGATCGTGGCGCTGTCTGCGGCGCTCATCTATTATTCGACCCGGCGGCTCGTGGCGGATATTGACCGGACGCACGAGGAGTCGCTAGAGGCGAAGCTCGACCTTGTCAACCGGCTGGCCCTGGCGGCGGAGTACCGCGACGAAGAGCGGCGCGGCCACAACTTTCGCATCGGCCGCACGAGCGAGCTTCTGGCGCAGGCGGTGGGGCTCGACCCTGAGACCGCGACTTTGATCGGTCAGGCGGCGGTGCTCCACGACATCGGAAAGATCGGCGTGCCCGACTCGATCCTGAGCAAACCGGGCGCGCTGACCCCGGACGAGCGGGTGGTCGTGCAGCAACACGTGCACTACGGCGCGCGGCTCCTGGAGGGTTCCAGTCTGCCGTTGCTGCAGATGGCCGAGAGGATCGCCCTGACCCACCACGAGCGGTGGGACGGCACGGGCTACCCCTATGGGTTATCCGGGGCTCAGACGCCGATCGCGGGAAGGATCGTCGCGGTGACGGACGTCTTCGACGCCCTCGTGAGCGAGCGCCCGTACAAGCGGGCCTGGTCGCTTGCCGAAGCGCGGGACTACATTCTGAAGGAGTCGGGCCGGCTCTTCGACCCGGAAATCGTCGTGGCCTTCGGTCAAAGATTCGAGGAGATTCAAGCCCTCTATCGGGCTTCGGAAGAAAGCGCGGAAGCGGCGAAGAGCAGCCTGGAGCTGTTCCTCGGTCCCACGTTCACCCCGAAAGAAGAGTTGGAAGGCGCCCGCGCCGGTTAG
- the icd gene encoding NADP-dependent isocitrate dehydrogenase has translation MGEAIRMTDSGLQVPDNPILPFIEGDGIGPDIWRAAVRIFDAAVEKAYGGRRKVEWKEVLAGQKSFDQVGSWLPDETLDAFRTYLVGIKGPLTTPVGGGIRSLNVALRQQLDLYICLRPVRYFEGVPSPVRRPQDVDMVIYRENSEDIYAGIEFEQGTDECEKLVQMLRENFPDKFKKVRFPDSSGFGLKPVSREGTQRLVRAALDYAVKERRPSLTLVHKGNIMKFTEGKFAEWGYEVAREEFGAVEIDGGPWMSLEKDGHKVIVKDVIADNFLQQILIRAGDYSVIATMNLNGDYISDALAAQVGGIGIAPGGNINLVTGHAVFEATHGTAPKYANQDKVNPSSIVLSGEMMFRYIGWIEAADKIIGGIEKAILSKKVTYDFARQTEGATEVSTSAFADNVIAHM, from the coding sequence ATGGGCGAAGCCATCCGAATGACGGATTCCGGACTCCAAGTCCCCGACAATCCAATCCTCCCCTTCATCGAAGGGGACGGCATTGGCCCTGATATCTGGAGGGCGGCCGTGCGGATCTTCGACGCGGCAGTCGAAAAGGCGTACGGGGGACGTCGCAAGGTCGAGTGGAAGGAAGTCCTCGCGGGGCAAAAGTCGTTCGACCAGGTAGGCAGCTGGCTCCCCGACGAGACCCTGGACGCGTTCCGCACCTACCTCGTCGGGATCAAGGGGCCCCTGACCACGCCCGTCGGCGGCGGGATCCGCTCCCTGAACGTCGCCCTGCGACAGCAGCTCGACCTGTACATTTGCCTCCGCCCCGTCCGGTATTTCGAGGGCGTCCCCTCGCCTGTCCGCCGGCCGCAGGACGTGGACATGGTGATCTACCGCGAGAACAGCGAGGACATCTACGCGGGCATTGAGTTCGAGCAGGGTACTGACGAGTGCGAGAAGCTCGTCCAAATGCTGCGCGAGAACTTCCCGGACAAGTTCAAGAAAGTCCGCTTCCCAGACTCAAGCGGCTTTGGGTTGAAACCTGTCTCTCGGGAAGGAACTCAGAGGCTCGTGCGGGCCGCGCTGGACTATGCCGTCAAAGAAAGGCGCCCTTCCCTGACCCTCGTGCACAAAGGCAACATTATGAAGTTCACCGAGGGCAAGTTCGCCGAGTGGGGCTACGAAGTGGCCCGCGAGGAGTTCGGCGCAGTCGAGATCGACGGCGGCCCCTGGATGAGTCTCGAGAAGGACGGGCATAAGGTCATCGTCAAGGATGTGATCGCGGACAACTTCCTCCAACAGATCCTGATCCGGGCCGGCGACTATAGCGTCATCGCGACGATGAACCTGAACGGCGACTACATCAGCGACGCCCTTGCCGCGCAAGTCGGCGGGATCGGAATCGCCCCCGGCGGCAATATTAACCTGGTCACCGGACACGCCGTCTTCGAGGCCACCCATGGCACCGCCCCCAAATACGCAAACCAAGACAAAGTCAACCCTTCGTCAATAGTCCTATCTGGAGAAATGATGTTCCGCTACATCGGATGGATCGAAGCGGCAGACAAAATCATCGGTGGAATCGAGAAGGCTATCCTCTCCAAGAAAGTCACATATGACTTCGCAAGACAGACTGAGGGCGCTACTGAAGTCAGCACGAGTGCCTTCGCCGACAACGTCATCGCCCACATGTGA
- a CDS encoding PEP-CTERM sorting domain-containing protein: MKKILLIALAGALTGAAHASFTVATFADPTKQSSEFLFTFDMNANTLSGSWTGNGLTMLTPGFTSGGQSTDVRFEMAPVQLTAVIPNLLYTMGAGAVNFYTTDPNSPIFTITFDGGTFLNPFNAGASELSGNNITFAGPDVPTGLSEEQFSFSFANPVASGNVITYTGSFTSSAVPEPASMLALGAGIAMIASRRRAR, translated from the coding sequence ATGAAGAAGATTCTGCTGATCGCCCTTGCGGGCGCTCTTACTGGCGCCGCGCACGCCAGCTTTACCGTCGCCACTTTCGCCGACCCGACCAAGCAGTCCTCTGAGTTCCTGTTCACTTTCGACATGAATGCGAACACCCTCAGCGGTTCTTGGACCGGTAACGGCCTGACCATGCTCACGCCGGGCTTCACCAGCGGCGGCCAGTCTACGGACGTCCGCTTTGAGATGGCGCCCGTCCAGCTCACCGCTGTTATTCCGAACTTGCTCTACACGATGGGCGCCGGCGCGGTCAATTTCTACACGACCGATCCGAACAGCCCGATCTTCACGATCACTTTCGACGGCGGCACGTTCTTGAACCCGTTCAACGCGGGCGCCAGCGAGCTTTCGGGCAACAACATCACCTTCGCCGGCCCGGACGTTCCGACCGGCCTCAGCGAGGAGCAGTTCTCGTTCAGCTTCGCGAACCCGGTCGCCAGCGGCAACGTCATCACGTACACGGGCTCGTTCACGTCCTCGGCCGTGCCTGAGCCGGCTTCGATGCTCGCTCTCGGCGCTGGTATCGCCATGATCGCCAGCCGCCGCCGCGCGCGCTAA
- a CDS encoding DUF423 domain-containing protein has product MKRLAGVAALLLALGTAFGAFGAHALRGVLDAYSMGIFERALFYQTWSAVGLLALAAFAKSAPGVLRGGWTAFAGTLVFSGTLYLLALTGVKWWGAVTPIGGVLMIIGWSMAAWSFFRSEPVAP; this is encoded by the coding sequence GTGAAGCGGTTGGCCGGGGTCGCTGCGCTGTTGTTGGCGCTCGGGACCGCATTCGGCGCGTTCGGCGCCCACGCCTTGCGGGGCGTCCTCGACGCTTATTCGATGGGGATCTTCGAGCGGGCGCTCTTTTATCAGACCTGGAGCGCGGTCGGCCTCCTGGCTTTGGCCGCGTTCGCCAAGTCGGCACCAGGCGTCCTGCGCGGAGGATGGACCGCCTTTGCGGGGACGCTGGTTTTCTCGGGCACGCTCTACCTGCTGGCCCTGACTGGCGTGAAGTGGTGGGGCGCGGTGACGCCGATCGGCGGCGTCCTCATGATCATCGGCTGGTCGATGGCGGCTTGGTCGTTTTTCCGGTCCGAGCCGGTTGCCCCCTAG